Within the Candidatus Coatesbacteria bacterium genome, the region AAAATAAGTAAGGGCCGCTGAGGTGCTCCGTTCCTGCCCGCTCGATCGGTCCGAATTCCGCCTGCTTAAGCTGGTCCTCCATGCTACACAATAGCAACAGCCCGTGAAGAAGAACCCCGCCGCCGAATCAACGCAAGGAGTCCGGCGCCGTCGCTGAACCGGAGACCGCGGCCAACCGAGCTTTAGAAAAAGCGGTGTCTGGGAGCGGCCGTCCGGCGGCGCTCCGTTTCCTTACGGAACAAAGCCATGGTTCACCTCGTCTAGCCTACGGCCAGCATGCGTTCGAGGGCCCCGCGGGCGCGCTCGGCGACGGCGGCGGGGACCTCGACGACGGGCTGTTCGTCGTGCAGGACGCGGCGCAGGCTCGCCAGGGTGTTGCGCTTCATGTTGAAGCAGACGGTCTTCTGCGGGGCCAGGGGGTGGAAGACGCGGTCGGGGTAGCGCTTTTCGAGGGGGGTCAGCATACCGATCTCGGTGCCGACGATGAACTCGGCGGCCTCGACGGAGTCGGGATACTCGAGCATGCCGCCGGTCGAGGCGGCGACGTCGGCGGCCTCGATGACGGCGATGTCGCACTCGGGGTGGACCATGACCTTTGCCCGGGGGTGGGCTTGGCGGGCGGCGCGGATGTCGGCGACGGTAACTCGATGGTGGGTGGGGCAGAAGCCGGGCCAGAGCATCACCGGGGCCTCTCGCGGATAGAGGGCATAGTCCCGGCCGAGGCTGCGGGCGGCGTACTCGCCCAGGTGGCGGTCGGGGCAGAAGAGCACGGGGCGCTCGGCGGGGGCGCGGCGCAGGACCTCGACGCCGTTGGAGCTGGTGCAGCAGATGTCGGATTCGGCTTTGACGGCGGCGCTGGAGTTGACGTAGCTGATGACGTAGAGGCCGGGAAAGCGCTGTCGGGCCTCGCGGACGTCTTCGGTGCCGAGCATGTCGGCCAGGGGGCAGCCGGCGTCGGGTTCGGGCAGCAGGACGGTCTTGTCCGGACAGATGATCGCCGCGGTTTCGGCCATGAAGCTGACGCCGCAGAGCACGATCGTCCGGGCCTGCGTTGCGGCGGCCAGGCGCGCCAGGCCGAGGGAGTCGCCGGTGTGGTCGGCGACGGCCTGGATCTCGGGCAGCTGGTAGTTGTGGGCCATGATCACGGCCCCGCGGCGGTTTTTGAGTTTGCTTATCTCGTCGATCAGCTCGGAGTCAAGCCCTGGGTCGGTCGGCATCGCTCACCTCGGTGGTTGAACGGTCGGGGGGAGGCCCTCAACGACCTCCCCCCGTGTTGTCGGTCGTCGGATGGTTAGTAACCGCCCGATTCGCCCATCATCCCCTGCATGAAAACCTCGAAGGGTACGGGTTCGCCCAGGCCGGCGGCGGCGTTCTCGGCGCCGCTGCGGCCGAAGCCGGTCAGCTCCATCTCGCCCTCGGGCGAACCGTCGACGGGATCGGAGTGCATGTAGACCATCCCGGTGATCGGCACCTCGGCGGAGTAGTAGGTCTCGGAGATGTCGGTGATCATCCGCAGGCAGTCGAAGCTGTGACCGGCGGCGGTGTAGGCCACGCCGCTCTCCCATTCCAGTCCGGTCATCGATTCCTCGATCCGGCTCTGCTGTTCCGGTGACATCGTCGCGGCGCCCATCTGGCCGAACTGCTGGAACAGCTCCTTGCTCATCGAGAGATAATAGGTCTCGCCCGAGGCCGGCTCGGTCATCGCCAGGCGCAGCTCCTCGGTGTACTCGGTGAACTCGTCGAGGCTGTCCTCGAGGCCGCGGTAGTTCTCCCGGGCGGAGTCGGGGTCGCTGAGCATCTCGCTGAAGCTGTCCTCCATGAAGGCCACACCGGCGTCGTTGAAGGCCATTTGGACCACGACGTCGCCCTCGGGGGTCTCGGTCTCGAGCTGGAACCACAGATAGTCCGAGCCGGGAAGCTCGATGATCGCAAAGACCATCGCACCGTTGTCGGTAGCGTAAGCCGCCCACTGGCCGCTCTCCAGCGGGACTAGATCGACGGCGCCGGCGGTCAGGGCGACGGCCAGCAGGACGAACAGAACCTTGCGCATCGAAAAGCCTCCTTGGGCCTGGGTGAGGCGGAGACCCCCGCCGTCGGCAGCCGCCGCACAGCGACGGGCGACGGAATCGGCACGGGACGAGGGGGGTGACGTTAACTGGTTGCTCCTTAATGGTATAACAACGCTCCAGGGTTAACAAGCGTGACGGCGGGTTTGCTTGACAGTTCGCAAAACGGGGCCTATTATGAAAGCCGTTGCCTCGCCGAAGGGCGCGGCGGTCTTTCAAACCGAGGAGCGACGATGAGCAAACGCGAGGAATACGAGGTTTATCGCCGACGGGAACGGGCCCGGGGCCGGGCCTCCTACTGGGCCTTCCTGGTGATGGGGGCCCTCGGCGTGGCCTACGCCGTCTTCCGCGGCGTCAACTCGGGCTTCAGCGGCGGTGAGATTGGCTTCATCATCCTCTTCGGCCTGTTCGTGATCTTCAACGCCGTGCTGCTCTCGCCGATCTACCGCCTGCTGGCCGACGCCATGGTACGCCGCCGCCAGCGCCTGCGCGGCGATCCCGTCGATTCCGACGACTCCGCACCGGTGCATTACGGTGATGGTGAACGCGCCGACTTGGTGCTGCGCGATAAAGACGACGACGGTGACGAATGAGCCGCATCGCCGCCGCGGGACGCCGGGCGACGTAGAATCGGCGTCTCCCGCAGGGATCCTCCAACACCGACCGCTCCCGAGGCTGCGCCGGGCTGGGCAATAACACGCATTTATGATACAATACCGCTCCGATTACTCCGCCGTCGAAGGTGAATCAAGGTGAATCGATGACCGATCGTCTGAGCCCCCGCACCGCCCTGGCCTCCTGCGCCGACAAGACCGACCTGGCCGCCTTCTTCTCCGATCTCCCCCCCCTCGAGGTGCTCTCCACGGGGGGCACGGCCCGGCTGCTGGAGGAGGGCGGCGTCACCGTCCGCCGGGTCAGCGACTACACCGGCTCCCCCGAGGTGCTGGGCGGGCGTGTCAAGAGTCTGCACCCCCGGGTCCACGGCGGCCTGCTCTCCCGGCGCAGCACCGAAGACGCCGCCGACCTGGAACGCCTGGGCGCCGTCGAGATCGACCTGTTGGTGGTCAACCTCTACCCCTTCCGCCGAACCGTGGCCGGCGGGGCGGAGACGGCCGAGGCCGTCGAGCAGATCGACATCGGCGGGGTGG harbors:
- the nadA gene encoding quinolinate synthase NadA; translated protein: MPTDPGLDSELIDEISKLKNRRGAVIMAHNYQLPEIQAVADHTGDSLGLARLAAATQARTIVLCGVSFMAETAAIICPDKTVLLPEPDAGCPLADMLGTEDVREARQRFPGLYVISYVNSSAAVKAESDICCTSSNGVEVLRRAPAERPVLFCPDRHLGEYAARSLGRDYALYPREAPVMLWPGFCPTHHRVTVADIRAARQAHPRAKVMVHPECDIAVIEAADVAASTGGMLEYPDSVEAAEFIVGTEIGMLTPLEKRYPDRVFHPLAPQKTVCFNMKRNTLASLRRVLHDEQPVVEVPAAVAERARGALERMLAVG